Proteins encoded by one window of Kribbella italica:
- a CDS encoding fibronectin type III domain-containing protein, whose protein sequence is MKLSGSREGRRGRAQLAVVVALCVVAMTLAVTAAGDPAAGVKFQQSGHFVYNSVLRRIMYVDGNGTARNPGIEFKAGGPGDQVVQTDRNGYVLSQGRVTAFDKSDLSVADPLPTPAGERPTAWEAAGIAYAVYSGSGRVLRFGERPLVTETASAVQSSIVTADGTLWIHQLDNGRLCRLGPEDSRFSCPVEVPAGHRGGMAALDDRTVFVDLTSHLLRSFDGTGASRATPLPGDRLPDDSIVITNDLDGRIVVVDQQRNQLHLIDPETLFGPGRGEHSLGLQLTPGRYTRGASTGQALALINERDNTLVTVGADGRTLRSSPIPGGQGKAGQVSLVRGDDKVYVDSPAGDQVMIVDDSGAVRTVGTSKDDPVPTPEPSRPVPSSRPTNQPDQPDPPGDGPDQPGDGPDRPTIGPDRPSGEPTERPSAEPGEGRTEEPAEPEVVRRTPKPTVAPPRQATRPGVPTGVTATAGTDAVRVDWGPANPNGASVTQYVLSWPGGQRTLPGSARTSTVTGLTSGTTYRFSVRAQNRVGQGPSATSKPAVPVNVAAAPTGLQLTAPGNGRLTANWQQPNLNGGSLVRYETSVQAVGSAVVQAETAGPWRFNGYWSVGAGDTHTREVGGTATFEFTGSRLQLFGVKDKHHGIATISVDGRSRSVDGYSPTRQEDTLLYTSTALPAGRHTVVVTMTSSANANREDDGAPAFSLDRAVVTADSSVIARTTPTQAASAYSGLIAGQRYRVSVLTVTRRADGSTLRGRSAVQEITAR, encoded by the coding sequence GTGAAACTGAGCGGGAGCCGGGAAGGCCGGCGAGGGCGGGCGCAACTGGCCGTGGTGGTGGCCCTGTGCGTCGTGGCGATGACCTTGGCGGTCACGGCGGCCGGCGATCCGGCGGCCGGAGTGAAGTTCCAGCAGTCCGGCCATTTCGTGTACAACAGCGTGCTGCGCCGGATCATGTATGTCGACGGCAACGGAACGGCGAGGAACCCGGGCATCGAGTTCAAGGCCGGCGGTCCAGGTGATCAGGTCGTGCAGACCGACCGCAACGGCTATGTCTTGAGCCAAGGCCGGGTGACCGCGTTCGACAAGTCCGACTTGTCCGTGGCCGATCCGCTGCCCACGCCGGCCGGCGAACGCCCGACCGCCTGGGAGGCCGCGGGAATCGCCTATGCCGTCTACTCCGGCAGCGGACGCGTCCTGCGGTTCGGCGAACGGCCGCTGGTCACCGAGACCGCCTCCGCGGTGCAGTCGTCGATCGTCACCGCCGACGGGACGCTGTGGATCCACCAACTCGACAACGGCCGGTTGTGCCGCCTGGGGCCGGAGGATTCCCGGTTCTCCTGCCCTGTCGAGGTCCCTGCCGGGCACCGTGGCGGCATGGCCGCACTGGACGACCGGACGGTCTTCGTCGACCTCACCTCGCACCTGCTGCGCTCCTTCGACGGCACGGGAGCGAGCCGGGCGACGCCGTTGCCCGGAGACCGGCTGCCGGACGACTCGATCGTGATCACCAACGATCTGGACGGTCGGATCGTGGTCGTTGATCAGCAGCGCAACCAGTTGCACCTGATCGATCCCGAGACGCTGTTCGGCCCGGGACGGGGTGAGCACAGTCTGGGCCTTCAGTTGACTCCGGGACGGTACACGCGGGGAGCGTCGACCGGTCAGGCGCTGGCCTTGATCAACGAGCGCGACAACACGCTGGTCACCGTCGGCGCCGACGGCAGGACCTTGCGTTCGTCACCCATCCCCGGCGGCCAGGGCAAGGCCGGGCAGGTCTCGCTGGTGCGCGGCGACGACAAGGTGTACGTCGACAGTCCAGCCGGTGATCAGGTGATGATCGTCGACGACTCAGGCGCGGTGCGAACAGTCGGGACCAGCAAGGACGATCCGGTCCCGACTCCTGAACCCAGCCGGCCGGTGCCGTCCTCGCGCCCGACGAACCAGCCCGACCAACCCGATCCGCCGGGAGACGGGCCCGACCAGCCCGGAGACGGTCCCGACCGCCCGACCATCGGGCCCGACCGCCCGTCCGGGGAGCCGACCGAGCGGCCCTCGGCGGAGCCTGGCGAGGGCCGGACAGAGGAGCCTGCCGAGCCTGAGGTCGTCCGCAGGACTCCCAAACCGACCGTCGCTCCGCCGCGGCAAGCGACCCGGCCGGGTGTGCCCACCGGGGTGACCGCGACCGCGGGAACCGACGCCGTGCGGGTCGACTGGGGTCCCGCGAATCCGAACGGTGCCTCCGTCACGCAGTACGTCCTGTCCTGGCCGGGAGGCCAACGCACGCTGCCGGGATCCGCGCGGACCTCGACCGTCACCGGATTGACGAGCGGTACGACGTACCGGTTCTCCGTCCGCGCGCAGAACCGGGTCGGCCAGGGGCCGTCGGCCACCAGCAAACCTGCCGTCCCGGTCAATGTCGCGGCCGCGCCGACCGGCCTCCAACTCACGGCGCCGGGCAACGGGCGGCTCACCGCGAACTGGCAGCAGCCGAACCTGAACGGCGGGAGCCTGGTCAGGTACGAAACCTCCGTGCAGGCCGTCGGAAGTGCTGTCGTCCAAGCCGAGACGGCCGGCCCCTGGCGGTTCAACGGCTACTGGAGCGTCGGCGCGGGCGACACACACACCCGGGAGGTCGGCGGCACCGCCACCTTCGAGTTCACCGGTAGCCGCCTGCAACTGTTCGGGGTGAAGGACAAGCACCACGGAATCGCCACCATCTCCGTCGACGGACGGAGCCGATCCGTCGACGGGTACTCGCCCACCCGGCAGGAGGACACCCTCCTCTACACCTCCACCGCGCTGCCGGCCGGACGCCATACGGTCGTCGTCACGATGACCAGCAGCGCCAATGCCAACCGCGAGGACGACGGCGCCCCGGCCTTCTCCCTCGACCGAGCCGTCGTCACGGCCGACAGCTCGGTGATCGCCCGGACCACGCCGACTCAGGCGGCCTCCGCCTACTCCGGCCTGATCGCCGGCCAGCGGTACCGCGTCAGCGTCCTGACTGTCACCCGCCGCGCCGACGGAAGCACTTTGCGGGGCCGCAGCGCGGTTCAGGAGATCACCGCGCGCTGA
- a CDS encoding LCP family protein: MSQPQPIDPRLVGRRPVRPKKRRSLVGRLIGLVILLFVLTLICVPLYAWSRIDKVDAAPAGQRPADAAGTTYLLVGSDSREGLSTEEKKKLGTGSVGGNRTDTIILLHVPESGPPALISVPRDSWVPIPGRGDAKINTAFEGSKGGPKLLTQTLENYTGLRIDHYVEIGFGGFASIIDSVGGVDVCVKKAMKDKDAHINLKPGCQELDGTTALGYVRSRKVPGLGDDFGRAERQREVIGLTASNALSWKTFVNPVRYYKIGTSGADALTVDDDMGPFDVAKFALAMRKVTTGGDGVSLGLPVANPNATRRGQSVVLLSETKVKALVKALKAGQTAGLKSS, encoded by the coding sequence ATGAGTCAACCGCAGCCCATCGACCCCCGCCTGGTCGGCCGCCGGCCGGTCCGCCCGAAGAAGCGGCGCAGCCTGGTCGGCCGCCTGATCGGCCTGGTCATCCTGCTGTTCGTGCTGACCCTGATCTGCGTCCCGCTCTACGCGTGGAGCCGGATCGACAAGGTCGACGCCGCACCGGCCGGCCAGCGCCCCGCGGACGCCGCCGGTACGACGTACCTGCTGGTCGGGTCCGACAGTCGCGAAGGTCTGAGCACCGAGGAGAAGAAGAAACTCGGCACGGGAAGCGTCGGCGGCAACCGCACCGACACGATCATCCTGCTGCACGTGCCGGAGTCCGGCCCGCCGGCGCTGATCAGCGTGCCGCGCGACAGCTGGGTGCCGATCCCGGGCCGCGGTGACGCCAAGATCAACACCGCGTTCGAGGGCAGCAAGGGTGGTCCGAAGCTGCTGACGCAGACCTTGGAGAACTACACCGGCCTGCGGATCGACCACTACGTCGAGATCGGCTTCGGCGGTTTCGCCTCGATCATCGACAGCGTCGGCGGTGTCGACGTGTGCGTGAAGAAGGCGATGAAGGACAAGGACGCCCACATCAACCTGAAGCCGGGCTGCCAGGAGCTCGACGGCACCACCGCGCTCGGCTACGTCCGCTCCCGCAAGGTCCCCGGCCTGGGCGACGACTTCGGCCGCGCCGAGCGGCAGCGCGAGGTGATCGGCCTGACCGCGAGCAACGCCCTGTCGTGGAAGACCTTCGTCAACCCGGTCCGCTACTACAAGATCGGCACCTCCGGCGCGGACGCGCTGACCGTGGACGACGACATGGGCCCGTTCGACGTGGCCAAGTTCGCCCTCGCGATGCGCAAGGTCACCACCGGCGGTGACGGGGTCTCGCTCGGCCTGCCGGTCGCGAACCCGAACGCCACCCGCAGGGGGCAGAGCGTCGTACTGCTGAGCGAGACGAAGGTCAAGGCGCTGGTCAAGGCACTGAAGGCCGGCCAGACCGCCGGCTTGAAGTCGAGCTGA
- a CDS encoding DUF1990 domain-containing protein: MTTLDDLAALRFSYDAVGSTRFDQAPEGYHRMDLRTRLGEGDKLFHRAGEVVTTWQMHRAAGVRIYATDTPATIGANCLGRLGPLTIPCRVVWTANDDQQIGFAYGTLPGHPESGEESFLITNDPDGVFFTLRAYSRPGTWYTKLAGPIGRTTQSAFARRYTKALQHLVA, from the coding sequence GTGACGACACTGGACGACCTGGCCGCGCTCCGCTTCTCCTACGACGCGGTCGGGTCGACCCGTTTCGACCAGGCCCCCGAGGGCTACCACCGGATGGACCTCCGCACCCGCCTCGGCGAAGGCGACAAGCTCTTCCACCGAGCCGGCGAGGTCGTCACCACCTGGCAGATGCACCGCGCCGCCGGCGTCCGCATCTACGCCACCGACACCCCCGCCACCATCGGCGCCAACTGCCTGGGCCGCCTGGGCCCCCTCACGATCCCCTGCCGAGTCGTCTGGACCGCGAACGACGACCAGCAGATCGGCTTCGCCTACGGCACCCTCCCCGGCCACCCCGAGTCCGGCGAAGAGTCCTTCCTGATCACCAACGACCCCGACGGCGTCTTCTTCACCCTCCGCGCCTACAGCCGCCCCGGCACCTGGTACACCAAACTCGCCGGCCCCATCGGCCGCACCACCCAGTCCGCCTTCGCCCGCCGCTACACCAAGGCCCTGCAACACCTGGTGGCATAG
- a CDS encoding uracil-DNA glycosylase, giving the protein MLWRVSSKSLGDLIAADWAEALEPVSDNVARMGEFLRAEIAAGRPYLPAGENVLRAFQRPLGDVKVLVVGQDPYPTPGHPVGLSFSVAADVRPVPRSLANIYRELMSDVGVDKPTNGDLTPWADQGVLMLNRVLTVQPGKPASHRGKGWEAVTEQAIHALVKRGGPLVAILWGRDAQTLKPMLGDTPCVESAHPSPMSADRGFFGSKPFSRVNALLVEQGGSPIDWRLP; this is encoded by the coding sequence ATGCTGTGGCGGGTGAGTTCCAAGTCGTTGGGTGACCTGATCGCGGCGGACTGGGCCGAGGCCCTGGAGCCGGTGAGTGACAACGTGGCGCGGATGGGGGAGTTCCTGCGGGCGGAGATCGCTGCGGGGCGGCCTTATCTGCCGGCTGGGGAGAACGTGCTGCGCGCGTTCCAGCGGCCGCTCGGTGACGTGAAGGTGCTGGTCGTCGGGCAGGATCCCTACCCGACGCCGGGGCACCCGGTGGGGTTGAGCTTCTCCGTCGCGGCGGACGTGCGGCCGGTGCCGCGCAGTCTGGCGAACATCTATCGCGAGCTGATGAGCGACGTCGGCGTGGACAAGCCAACCAACGGCGACCTGACGCCGTGGGCCGATCAGGGCGTGCTGATGCTCAACAGGGTGCTCACCGTGCAGCCGGGCAAGCCCGCTTCACACCGCGGCAAGGGCTGGGAGGCCGTCACCGAGCAGGCGATCCACGCGCTGGTGAAGCGCGGCGGGCCGCTCGTCGCGATCCTGTGGGGACGGGACGCGCAGACCCTCAAGCCGATGCTCGGCGACACCCCGTGCGTCGAGAGCGCGCACCCGAGCCCGATGTCGGCCGACCGCGGCTTCTTCGGGTCCAAGCCGTTCAGCCGGGTGAACGCCCTGCTGGTCGAGCAGGGCGGTTCACCTATCGACTGGCGCCTTCCGTAG